DNA sequence from the Nitrospirota bacterium genome:
TTATATAATATTTGTAACTATTATAGTAGCAATATCATTACCATTATTATTGATTTGGATTTTCTACATTCCACATTCTCCGGAAGATGCTTTACAGCAATTTTATACCTATGAGAGTATGGAAGATGAGTTAAAAGACCCACTGATCATAGCAGGTCCCAAGGTAGTTCCTTTGCTTATAAAGGAAATCCAAAACAAAGATATGCCCCATAGGCTCTATGCAATAAGAGCTCTTGGTGATTTAGGAGATTCATCTGCATTAAATGTTTTGAAAAGTATTCTGAATGATACCTCTGAGATTGATTATTTTCGTTGCGGTGCGCTTGAAGCAATAGCACTTATCGATATAGATGTTGCGCGTGAATTAGCTAAACAATATAAGGAAACTGATATTACTTCTCTATCAGAAATTAGTCGATATTTACTTTCCCACAACAAGCCACCTCACTGGGTAGTGCGAAGGACTTACATAGAAGCCTTATTTGATTACATAACTAATCCGTTGCCTCAAAGAACTCAGAGC
Encoded proteins:
- a CDS encoding HEAT repeat domain-containing protein; translated protein: MKRISLNKKNFYIIFVTIIVAISLPLLLIWIFYIPHSPEDALQQFYTYESMEDELKDPLIIAGPKVVPLLIKEIQNKDMPHRLYAIRALGDLGDSSALNVLKSILNDTSEIDYFRCGALEAIALIDIDVARELAKQYKETDITSLSEISRYLLSHNKPPHWVVRRTYIEALFDYITNPLPQRTQSKGVRQKRKIGSGQKRKIGSAPITNGQMGSNRVPRVKLNPNEEGYP